TGATCTTAAACCCCACAAACTCTACTTctaattattttacataattgtgttttattcacatattttttctttttttgttctaatTTATCcatcaaattattttctttattatttcttcatatttgtgAGCTAAAACTGCTTCACATTAAGGtctgtaattctttttttctaattacaaaataagtaatgagaacaaaatgtgtgtttcaggttCTTCCTCAGGTCAAAGTTCACGATGGAGGACAGGAAGGAGCTGGAGTTCTTGGTAAGATTTTAtctcctaaaacagctggtcatTATAGtctttaatcaaacaaaaagtaGGAaacagtgcatttgttttgggactattttcagcggtggaTGAATCCACAtgtggtgctctagtgagtatttgtatgTGGGATTAAATGAGAATAAACTAGAGAGTTTTAATGGGcatgaaggaacaacagtgaggctcactgatgtgttttaatggagctcCATCAGGCTGTgattcacacacaaaatcagCTGActtattcttttaaatattatattctttgtatatttaaaaaatatatttccctctgcaggtttccatctGGAGGGCCCGTTCATCAGCGCCGAGAAGAAAGGAGCTCACCCGGAGCGGTTCCTGCGGACCTTCCAGTCCGGAGGGATGGAGGACCTGATGGAGGCCTACGGCAGCCTGGACaatgttgccatggtgacgcTGGCTCCGGAGCTGGCCGGCAGCCAATCGGTGGTGAGGGAGCTCTGCCAGAGGGGCATCACCGTGTCTTTAGGTGAGCGTCAGGTCAACGAGCCCAATCAGGATGCTCTCTGGGGGGGGGTTTAACTCCTTAAAAAGgtagtgtttatgtgtgatgacctctgacccttgtTAATGGGGCCGCTGTGTTTCATCTTCAGGTCACTCGGTGGCTAACCTGTCCCAGGCCGAGGACGCCGTCCATCACGGAGCCTCCTTCATCACTCACCTGTTCAACGCCATGCTGCCTGTGAGTCACACCTGGTCCTCCTccagatttatatttaaattgatttatttaatacactgtggtattagtaatTCTACTGTACCAGAGTATTTAAACAATGTGGTATTCGTACTTTTACCTGAACAGAGtcattttcagtgtggtattagtacttttactatgatagattcattttaaaatgtggtattagtacttttactgtaataaattcattttaaagtgtggtattagtacttatactgaaataaattcatttaaaagtgtggtattagtacttgtacTGTCACAGACTCATTTTACAGTGTGggattagtacttttactgtaacagggtatttttacagtgtggaaTTAGTACTTTTAGTGTAACGGAGTATTTATAAAATGTGCTaatagtactttaactgtaagACAGTATTCTAATAGTTTGCtctcagtacttttactgcagtaaaagtcgTGAATAATTCCTGTACATCGTCTGCCCTCCTTGTCTTCCTGAAGTTGTTGTAGTTTCACTTCTGGTTCAACCTCATTAATTATTACTTaatgacttcttcttcttcttttgtggtCTGGTCTGCGGTCTAGTTCCACCATCGGGACCCGGGTATCGTGGGTCTGCTGACCAGCGACCAGATTCCTGCCGGACGGACCATCTACTACGGAATGATAGCCGACGGGATCCACACCAACCCTGCCGCCCTGCGCATCGCCCACAGAGCTCACCCctcaggtcagaggtcattgttgttgtgagtGGAAGAACAAAGTGCTGATGTTTCTTCCTGTCCTCACCTTTATTTGTTCCCTCAGGTTTGGTTCTGGTGACGGATGCCATCACAGCGATGGGTCTCCCTCCTGGTCATCACACTCTGGGTCAGCAGGTCATTGAGATCCAGGGTCTTCACGCCTACGTGGCAGGTCAGTTTAAAAATAGACAAACATATCTATATTTAATTATGATGGATTAATAGAGGTAACATAAACGTACACTGCCGTTAAAAAGATACAAATCTGCTTCCACTGAGCTTCGCTGTGTCCAGTCAGATGTGTGAAAGGACAGAAAGTGTCTTTATTAATAGAGGTTATTAAGTTTAATAGAAAGAGAACTAAATTAGGTTCAATGGTTCAATTGAAGgagacaaagatcctctgaGCAACAGTTGAACAAGAAGAGAAGGAATCGGCAGTTGTTGGTTAAGAAACTGGAAGCTTAGATTTAAAGAGTTCCTGTCATGGTTGGACTACGAGACAAACTTTATATATTATAGACTCTTTttgttgctttctctctctgtggtcttAGTGAGTCTTTTCGTTgctgtttcatttattgtctttgttctaattttgtgtctctttgttgtatttttatggtcatcttgtgtctctttgtagttgctctttgtggtcgttttgtttcttcttgtagtaatttttgtgtcttcttgtagttatttttgtctctctcagGTCGTCAATGTGTTGCTTTGTCAAAGTTCTTCTTCAGACTTAACAATAGAAATAGAAGGTTATTCTAGGGTTAGCACTATTAGAATATCAACTGAACTAATCACAGTTTCAACCCCttcaataaatatttacaataatgaAACTCATTCAACATCAAGTTCAACATGATTCTGTCCTGTAACACTGAGGGGAAGATtgaatcatttcatttaatCTATTATAGTAGTTATGCTAGAAggaatatatatcaatataactGCTGATTCATAACTTTTGTGAactctttctgtgttttaggCACTACGACGCTCAGCGGCAGCATAGCCACGATGGACATGTGTGTGCGCCACTTTAAACATGCTGCAGGTGAGTTTGTGCGATTTGGTTTCTTGGTTTTAcgatttaaatataaacatgttacaTCGTGATTGCTCTGCAGCCAAACAACGcagtttaaaaatgttggaAATAAATGATATGCAAACAATtatagtacttttttttatcctttgtgttgtgttgttttccGTAACAACACAGAGCTTCTCAAAGACAaattttgttgtaaaatgtttatGGATTTAGATAAACAGGATGCTCCCAGTGGGTTATTCtggattttaaaatgataactataaaaaaatgtttggaggcgatctctttctctcagtaaaCACATTATTCTTAAgtattcaaaaacacacaaatcctgCAGGTACTTTTCCCACTAAATAATGggattttagttatttttaaaaaaaattatctgAGCAGGCTGCAGCGTAGAGGAAGCTCTTGAAGCTGCTTCTCTCCATCCGGCTCAGCTTCTTGGTATCGTTGACAAGAAGGGAAACCTGGACTACGGATCAGACGCAGGTTAGGATTCACTGCACAAAATAATCTCCATCTCTGTAGCGTATAAACAGAaagattaattatttaataacgTGTCTGTGTTCACAGACCTCATTTTGCTCGATGACGCCCTAAACATCAAAGCCACCTACATTTCTGGAGAGGAGGTCTGGAGAACAGCACCATAGAAAAAGAAGCCTGCAGATGGAAACCGCTGGAACCCACGGTGCCTTCAGGGGAAGCTGTAAAACACAGAACCACAAATCTGTTGAATGTTTTAGTTCATCAGAAAACACTGAACTTTATCTTCAGCTTCTCTTTATTTCAAACAGGATGGATGAAATCAAATGACTGACACTTCACCAGTTGTACTTTTGAATATGTAGTTTAGGTTGAAAGTACAACTTAGACTGATGACTGAAGTACTCGTGTACAACTgagtttgtttaaatattacttaTTGATATTACTTCCACTAAAACTTTTGATAAGGCTGCTTTTACAATAAGAAAGAGTCATGAGAGTTAAATACATGAAGCTCACATTTGATGAATttccttcatttcatttatcTATAGACATTTATTGTGTccatagactgaatataagatGTGGATGGAGCAGTCGAGACTTCACTcattggccgtcaccatcttggtttttttgacCGTTGCattcttggtttttggccgtcgccatcttggtttctggaACCATGAGCAGAAACCTGGAgtctttgttattttaaaaaacgaTTGGATAACATCATAATTCCTCATCGGTCAGACAGTGTGGTAGTTAATATCAAGTTATCGCAACTGATCTTAGATATTGAAGTCAGCCCACCTCCTATAGAGACATGGATCCAGTCCAAATGGGGCTTCAAATGTCCTGCAAAGGCCACCGTACAGAGAACTATCGTTTTTAAATTCAGATAAAAACTTGACCTTTCCTCAAAACCTCTAGATTGAAGAATATCTAAATTGTCTCGCCATATTTCATCCATCgagaaatgctgttttttttagggtttatTGATCTTTAGAGCCTCACAGGTTTTGTTGGACTGAATTTTCTTCTAGCCAGTACTTTActtttataattaaattatcTCTAAATCAAACATCAGCAAACAAACCCTGAGTCATAGTACTCTTATCAGTGTTAGTAAATTTGAGGAGTATTTCTGACATACTATGGGGTTTTACGAatgattaaatgcatttaatcacattttacGCAGATGTGATTTAAAGGGAAACATTTTGATATTAAACTGCATAAATCAACTTTCAGTGAATGTTGCTGTTTGCTTTTGCTCTACTATGTGATGTTTAGCTGGATTTTTGTTGTCTGTAGAAGAGTTTTTGCATGATTTATCCTgtttatatatactttaaattatatataataggGGACTCTATTATTTGACTGCTGATAGACAGGTGAAACTGAACTTTTTTGTAAGCAAACACAACCCAGAAAGGTTGGAAACCACTGGgtaaatgtcttcattttttaatacaaaatcataatttgagtaaaaggttaaatatttccctctgacatTGTACTTTCCACTACTGACGTAttcctgctgcttttattgGCCCGATAGTTTTACCGCTTCAGTGAAGTTAATTGACCACAAAATGGAGACACTTTAGTTAGGGTTTTTtaaggggagtttttcctgtgccgatgtgagggttccaggacagaggatgtcgcatgggtacagattgtaaaaccctctgaggcaaatttgtaatctgtgattttgggctatacaaaataaattgaattagaaaatgaattaaactttgttttttataaaaaaattgaatctgAAAAGTAATTAAAGATGTCAAATAGAtacagtgaagtaaaaagtacattactTCCTTCGAAGTGTAGTAAAGTAAACTTTAAAATAAGTACTGAAGGACGAATTGTACAATAAAAGtacctgagtaaatgtacaGTTACTTTACAAAACTGAATATTATCCTTTTTCAGATTGCTGATATGCATTTTTAACGAGTATTTAACTACATTAATAGATAATCTAATCTGATTGGTTCGGCCGTCACCTCTACTTCCGGGGTGCCATTGAAAGGACTTCTTCACCACGTGTGAGGACCGAAGGAGcacttatttcaaataaaaaacacttaaataatTGGCCCTCAAGCTTAATAAACAACCTCCACAATGCTAAGCTAAGTAGATAATATATGGAATAATTGAGCAATGTATGCCAAATTAATGCCAACGAAACTTGGGTTACATTTTATCAGCTAACCTTGAATTTTAGCTGTTAATGTTACTTATTTTTTCCGTTACCAGGTTTGAGTTTTATAACAGAATTGTACAGTGATAATGTTAAAAcgactttaaaaacaaataaaaacctagaaatgtacagtttttttctgGAATTAAAGTGCtacttattatattatttaaaataacaataactagATATATAATGGAGTTTAGTGTATTATCTTTTTGCCAAATAAAGCAGCAGTGACAGTACAATTAACAActtaaaagcatgttttacaACTAGTGCACATGCTTATAAGTCAAGCCACAGACTGCTATGTTTATAATGGAGTCTGGTGGGGAAAAAGGACTGAACCGACATGTTTCGGTGTTAACTTTGCATCATCCAGGGCCATAATGGGGGAAGAAGATATTCATTTTGACCGGATAAGCGGTCGATATGTCCCGGCTGCAGCCCGGTGTCCTGTCCTGGAAATGTCCCTAGAGAGAAAGAAGATCGTCCGAGAGGAGCTGGAGTAACAGTAAGCCACGGTTAGGACTGGAAACAGCGGGGAAccaccttcagaataaaagagcAAAGGATGTCAGTGCAGAGaagaagggaagggaaggatTATAAATAGTATCCATTTACCCCAGATtgtagtttttccttttcaaaagAGTATAATACTAACTAATCATGAATGCATTTCCTTGGGAACAATTAAGGTTGactatatatagaaaaaaaagaaaaactaatccATTAGAATAATCCTAGTAGTTGGGTCCCTTGTCTCTGTACTACAGTCATGGTAATTGTAATTccacatttttcttcttgtttgatAGTACAAGGAAAACAATTGGGGTCAAATTCCAACaagattaaaaactgaaatatccaATCAACTAcagtttcctttattttattttgaagcactAATTTGTGCAGACAGTGGATTATAgaagaatttatttattaataaaatcaaataattaaatgtgtaattaatataaaatacatgtaataGGTTTGAAATACTCTAAAGTGCTACAAGTTTGGGTACAAACTGCTTTAGGGCTGCAATTTaagataaataacatttttaattaatctcCATATTGTCTCGATTAATTAagtctataaaatgtgaaaaattgtGAAAAGATGCCATTCATAATTTCTTAGAGCCCATTGTGATGTTTacagtttgcttgttttgtcaaactcaaagatatttaaTTAACTATCAGATATGACAATTCAAAACTGCAAATCTTCACActtgagaagctggaacaagaAATTGTTTGACATATGTGGttaaaaaataagttgttttttaaattgactgAGTATTTActtgtatatattttacattttttagttcATCATTTTTTGTCTGGAAGTTTGTGGAAAACTAAAGTGCTGCAACCCACGTTggttaaatgtagttttattttgaatgatgTGACAGGAAGTGTCTTGTATTCCCTGCAGCTTGACAGTGAtggtgagaggagagagcggTGGTGACTGTGCACATCGGGGCTTAAATTAAAGAGGAATGCATGGAGATCTCAGACAGCTGGAGGCAACATTCATCTCCTCACCTGAGTCCAGCGTGTCCCGTCTGAAGCCAGGTGAGTCCAACTGTCCTCCAGGCTGCTGTTTGTCTCAGTGCCCTCTGTGCAGTGTCTCATTCAGCCACCAGCTGTACTGCAGGTGCACCAGGTTACCTAAAGTCTATGTTAACTTCTCTATCAGCAGGGAAGCACCTGCATTGATGCACAGAGGAATTcactttaaatgcatttttcaaaccacacacagtagtatttattcagtttgaactctttaaattagtttttttgaaGCATCAATTGTTATTTTGTAATTCGGAGAcagataaaagacaaagaaggaACCAATTCTTTGAGATGTGATTTAATAACGACACAAAAAGTGTTTCTTTGATGTAGGACATGTGTCTTCTGATCAGTGTGTCTTCATTGCTCTCATCTGAAGCTGCAGCTCCTTAGGTTCTCAGACGGATTTAAAGTCCTTGTCCAAGGACAACACTCTGAAGTGACAGTCCCTCTCTAATGGAGCTTTAATTAAGTGTTTCTCTGCTGGACACTGGTGCTAATTTGTCCCCCCTGATACTGATTAAGTATAAATGTGATGCAatattaaacaaatcaaaataaaacctcAGTTTCAGGTCTGTAGGGCCCAAAGGTTtagtaaaatatacatttttaaattccctttattattaaatcaaaatgatatGGTGTTATCATGTTGTGAATGTGGAGTTATGATAGATAATATATCATTTATCACTGATACTGTGTGATGTCACATATTTATTGTATGAATTAAGGAAAACAATTTGTTggttcttgaccttggaaacagcagttggCAGAACAATCTCACCTCTGGATCCATTTTGTAGCTCTTCTGGAGCTCTCAGTTGCACCACATGATCTTTTTTCAGCAGATCATTTTTGCctagttgtcatggagatgtagattttttatttgtttctgagACTTTTCTGTCTTAAAAGTTGAAAGTGAAAAGTTCAAGTTAATTTTTGGAACAGCAGTTGAGAAGCAGAATGAAGTTTCAATATCAACTTTGAAGAAGATACACATGATATTTTATCTAAAAACAAAggctttctttttaaaatccatccatcttccgtaacctgcttatccagttaagggtcgcaggggtgctggagccgatctcagctgtcaatgggcgaaggcagggttcaccctggacaggtcgccagtctgtcgcagggctgacatatatagacagacaaccattcacactcacattcacacctacgggcaatttagagtcttcaatgcacctaagctgcatgtctttggactgtgggaggaagccggagaacccggagagaacccacgctgacacagggagaacatgcaaactccacacagaaggttgtccagcccaggaattgaacccgggcccctcttgctgtgaggcgacagtgctaaccactacaccaccatgtagcctctttttaaaatgatatatgaaAATATCTAACATTGTGTGGCCTCAATATGTTTGTCTTCCATTTGTTAAAGtgactacaaggaactttcatttagtgttgattgtggcggtccctgtggactaaagtggtagtgtttctgtagcaccagactccctttagaaaacctctcattttactgcagcagggtctgacagtctgccacactcagtcctggttctggttctcctgtgcctcccttcccttcagcgggtccagcaatatggtctgggtctccagcagcgtggtgttggctcccagagaggagaagctctgctcctggaggaggaggagacgctgatGCTGctgggagctgagctctcctcctccctccggagctccgactgcaggtcaaaggttgcagtgaagccggatctgggtctgtccactgTGGACTGGTCTCTACTGGATCTgagtctgtccacggtggactggtctctgctggaaaCTAGAAACTAGTGAAAAAGACTCATAAAAGTTTCTAacagcacacaaaaacaaaatctaactACTTGCTTTATCTGACTAACAatcaaaaacccaaagatattaagtTCAATATTAtataagagaaaagaaaagcataaacTTTTCATAaattgagaagctggaatcCGATAAGAATTGGGATTTttgttagaatttttttttatattttctcagactctccctcttccttctcttaCTTCAGGgagcctcctcttcctcctgctgagCCAGCTGCATCATGGgaggttcctcctcctccctcgttGAAGAGGCTGATGGTGATGATGCTGCACCCCGGGGTGCCGCTCT
This genomic window from Anoplopoma fimbria isolate UVic2021 breed Golden Eagle Sablefish chromosome 11, Afim_UVic_2022, whole genome shotgun sequence contains:
- the amdhd2 gene encoding N-acetylglucosamine-6-phosphate deacetylase, encoding MPSNKSVSDAPITQFIHCRILREHRLQREDLWVRDGKILDPEKLFFDEQGYADQQVDCEGSIIAPGFIDVQINGGYGIDFSRASEDVSSGVSFVSKKILQHGVTSFCPTLVTSPPEVYHKVLPQVKVHDGGQEGAGVLGFHLEGPFISAEKKGAHPERFLRTFQSGGMEDLMEAYGSLDNVAMVTLAPELAGSQSVVRELCQRGITVSLGHSVANLSQAEDAVHHGASFITHLFNAMLPFHHRDPGIVGLLTSDQIPAGRTIYYGMIADGIHTNPAALRIAHRAHPSGLVLVTDAITAMGLPPGHHTLGQQVIEIQGLHAYVAGTTTLSGSIATMDMCVRHFKHAAGCSVEEALEAASLHPAQLLGIVDKKGNLDYGSDADLILLDDALNIKATYISGEEVWRTAP